The genomic interval CGTCCGCCGCCCGGCGAGTTCAATTCAATCTTTGAAGGTTCGGATTTTAGAAAGATCTTAGTTTTCACATTAATGTACACTCATTCTGTAGACCACTTTAAAACGATAAATACACCCACACATAGATACCTCTTACTTGGTCCTTGGTTTGCTCAGAGACtagctgaataaaaaaagggaaaaaaaaaaaaagtcttatttttcacttttacatcTCAGTGTAAAAACGTTCGGGTTTGGTCGTCGAGGAGACGGAGGCAGAGAGGTTTAACCCTGCTCCAGGCTCTCAGTGTTCACCGCGGAGTAGGTGGGCGCCGTGGCTTGTCGAGCGAAGAAGGATGcggctctttttggctttaagCGTTTGATTTCTTTgcctaaaacacaaaacaatggaAGCTAGAAATGCTCcacttgcttttatttcatgtttatttcgAGGACTCACCGTTATCCACGTAGCTGATGGTGTTGAGGGAGTGGACCCTGCTGCACACGACGCTGCCTTGCCTTTGCAGCATCCCGCGGCGCCCTCCGCGGCCGTTCCTGGTGCCGGCTTCCTGTCCGGTGGGCTCCTGAGGAACGCCCGGCTCGTTGGCGGCGCCCCCCTCTGACGTAGACATCAGCTCCACGCAGAACTCGATAAAGCCGCTCATTAACTCGGcctagaaaagaaaaagaaaatgattattttgtcACCTTTTCTTCTCTGTACAATAAACACCAGCTTTAATCTCCATTTTATCTGAAACGGGGAAGCAGAGGCGCATAGCGGGCATACTGGCATTGACGGATTGGACACAGGTGTGCTAATGATTTACTGCCTCTGATGTTATGTAATGCCCCTTTGCCATCTGGTgctcaaacaggtttttttccatcacaactTTTGATGAGGTAAGACCACTGCACTCTTCACCCTCTGcaggaaaaagtgaaaatgcaccctttcaaaagtattcataccacttaaaatgtttacttaGGGCATCGTAGTAAAGGGGTTTGAATAGAAATGCATACTACACTTGAGACCATGTAGGCTTCTatttatgcattattttctgATTATCACCAGCGGTGTCAGGttactttcctctttttttcagttacGAGTAATCTAACGGGTTACTATTTCCagtccagtaatcagattagctactattttttgtcattttattcagaaaaaacatatatttttattttccaaagctAGAATTTGGTGCTAAACCAGTAAGTGGTGGAGAGAAGAAATTGGTTGAACAGGAAGTAATGAAAGGAAGTGAagaaatgctgcttttaaacaCAGTTGATTCGCTCTGATTGGTATTTTCGTGTTGAGGCGGTGAGGGGCTGTTGTCAACTAATAAAGTAACTTGTAATCTAACATAGTTGCTTTTAAAATCAAGTTAACTAAGTCAACTTCTTCAATGATtaccacataaaatcacaataagaaaCATTGacgtttgtgtttgtaaagGGACAAAATCTAGAGGAGTTCAAGGGATGTgaatattttagcaaatatCAGTCGATTATTTTACCATATTTCCCCGTTTTCTTActtgttttgagtaaatctTCAGCAGTTTGTTGACGGGAGTGCCGTCTTCCTCCCCGTCAAACTCCAGCCACAAGATGTGCGAGTCCCCCTCCTCCTCGGGGCGACTGTGGTCCCACGAAAGCTCGCTGAAACGCAGCCCGAGCAGCACATGCTGCAACGAGACATGACGACTTTTTATGAGAAGAGGTAAACAGCTAATAACTATCCAACTGTGCACAAAGTTGGAAATATTCcccccaagaaaaaaaaaggcaaagaaattCACCTTCTCCTTCACATCCATCACATAAACGCCGTCCAGGCAGATCCCAACACTGACAGCTTTACGTTTTCCCCGTTGGAGGATGCCTTGAGCTGGTTTGTCAATCTCCCCGCAGAAAAAGGCGCACCTGATGGTAGATTTGGTGTcaaagcatgaaaacaaacaaccaaacaaaaagtgGCTAATACAGCGGTTCCTACCCGTAATAAGGCAGAGTGTGACACATGCTGAGGTACTGGTGCAGGAGCTGCTGAGGCTCTAGGGAGCTTCCAGTGGATTTGCTGATTTTTCCGTACTCCTCTGAGAGCTTCTGCTCCAGCTCTGCCTGGCGGCTCGATTTCCCCCGCAGAGTGGAGAAAAACCCTCCGCTCCCCATGGCAACGTGAGCCGGCACGAAGGAAGGCAGCTTCTTTTCCCTGCGCGCAACAGAGGGCAAAGGTGAAATTAAATTCTATCCCTGTGTGATAATTCACTGTTGAATCCAACAAGAACAAACACATTCCTGGgtctcatttttttaatgttttgttttactgtgaaaaaaGTGATTATTTGCTCTTGTGGTGTCAAAGAtatactaaaattatttttacagcaaaCACTCTTGGTACAGGGTTGTCTTAATAGGTGACGGCTCCATCACGGATGAAAAGCATAAAGCTGAAGCACAACACAACAAATGACATAATGTGCTTGTAAATGGTGTTGCAAGTTCTCCCCCCTTACGAAAATTGTTTTCTGATTCATTATTGTAATGATAAATTTCAAATATTGatggtaaataaaataaaacaatgtctgAGCAATATACAAACATTAGTAGGTTTTTGGTGATGTTTTGAAAGGAAAATTGGAATCAGACCTGAAAGAAAACTGACATTGGCCAGTAAAACCCTGATCGGTGCGTCCCCACTTAAATTGTGATAAAGTTGGTAAAGCTTCCCTTGACATGGCGACCAGAATAAGAGACAAACCGCATGTTTGACAGATTCACCTTTTAGAAATGATTCTGTGGCACATTCATCTGATCAGATTccacacagcagcagcttctgaACATCGGTCCTTCAACATAAACCAACAGATCAACTCACTCACTTACCTGATTTTAGTCGTGATCTGCTGGCTGTCGAGACCAGGCCCCTCTTCAAGAGCGAGGGACAAGGCGCCAAGCCCCGCCCAGTGCTCCGGGTCGCAGGGGTATCGGCCAGAGAGGATGTTGCTCCTGGCCTCCTCGTAGAGAAGTCTCAACACCGCCTCATCTTTAATCTGTGGAGGAGTAGAGACACAATTAGTGTTTTCTAATGCAACGGTGAGCTAAAGAGATTCGTGCAATGAATAACAGTTCCCGTGAATCGGTCATAAAGAATCACAATGAATGCTTTGCAGTGCGGACGCTACCTGCAGCTCTTTAGATTTTGGATAAAACACGTTGCGCCTGTACTGTAGATATGGTTCATctgaggagaggagaaaaaaaagaaaagaaaagcaggaaataaGCATGCGTCAGTGTTTACTGGTTTTTAGGTCATTTAATTTGACACTTAACAAAAGTCTCTCAATTCAGAGTGGAGCACTGAGGCTGCAGACAACTCAACCCACTCAGTCCAGGCTGACAACCCTCGAGTGTGGGCAGAACTTCctacacaaaaaggaaaaaaaaaagctttcaaagCAATTAAATACTCCCCTTGATATCTTTGGTGGTGTTTTTAGCCGTTCCCTTTTTCTGTGACTTGGGAGTTAACACATGTGAGTGAGCTTTTCTACTTTGATTGCTAATAAccacgaaaaagaaaaaacaaacagcaaaccGAGTCACCGGCTCACACCTCACAGCCGTTTAGAAACGAGTAGCACTTCAACAAAAGTCTGCTGTGATGTGTGGTCTGTGTGTGAGAGATACCAGTTCTCTGGTGTAAAACTTTGAGCATAAAACTCTAAAAATTTGTCCATTATGCACCTTTGTAAGAACTACTTTAATTCCACAAGGGTTGTTACTgtgggaaaataattatttgcacAGGTTTGCAAGACAAAACAAGTCTCTAAATTCTATTACAGTTAAACTTTAATGTGAAGAAGCACAATATAAACCAACATATattcaaaagttaaaacttgttttgaaGATTGCACAAAGTccaactttatatatatatatatggttttggtttttttttcacttatcgTGTCACTGCCTCATTTTCTGGAATTTTGTACAGTCATAGAGGACGTCCCACTTACCCTCTGTAAATACAACTAAACAACAATTTATGAGTAAgttgagagaaaaaaggaaaatgttgcaGAGCAGAACTGGCACACAGTCATGCACACAACTTCAGGAAACAGGTTTGAGCTCTTCGCAAACATTTGATCTGTTCtcatagtttttgttttaatcttgaTGAGAAGGTTTTTACATAAACTGGCACTCAGCTGCAAAAATACTACATATAGACTCTTGTTAAACTAAACTTTGAGAAAcaactttatgttttctttattacacCTATTTGTAGCCACTACAGCCATGTTTTACTTTGTCCACAGAAGGCTTgcaactaataattattttagttattgattatactgatgattaatcggataaaaaattGGCAGTCTacagattgatttattgaacCACTAAAGCCGTTTTTACAAAATagtagaaatacattaaaaatgcaaatagacAAATGACAATTTTAATGCCTGAAATTCAATAACAAAACATTCCTTTATTGTACGCTTGATGATTTGTAGCAAACAATGcatctgcagcaaaacaaatatttctaacaaCATTTGAAcagctcagccctttctgctcgACTTGCCATCAATATAATTGAGAGCTAATATGCTGACTGTGTTTTggattaaatgattaataaatgGGTAGCAAAAGAAGatacttgaggagttctgggtagaacatgtgtacagacaaaggttttttttatattttaatcttaaatgcaaaattgatataaattttTTGAACACTTACtcaattactgctctgagtgtgttcttcttttagcaaatggctttttttttggctgcatactccagttaacgattaatccattactaaattagttgacgactgtttcaataattgattcttcacaaataaatttttccaGCTCTAGTCCACAGCATACAGTCAATCCTCTCATGCAGTCAAAGAGCCATGAAAGCTGATGCTCAGCTATTTTATCCTTACACATTAACCTAATTagcaaaaaatggaaaaaatgccAGGCGATCTCAGTGTTAAACAGCCCCAGGCCGTTAGTATATTCCAAAGAAGACCCTTTGTGCTAACCCCGTTCAAGTTCCCACCTTGTGAAATGTCGTCTTCTGACGCGTCAGTGAATCGATACAGCAGATCCTGCCACTGCCTGCACAGCTTGTACGGCTGATGCCtcaccttcagctgcagctctgcagaatAAGGCATAAAAGAAAAGGCAATCCAGTTAGCTGTATTTTGAACTTATTACAAGATGAAAGGATGcccaaatcaatttaaaaaagggtTCTTACCAAGCAACGGAGAGCAGAGCCAAAAGGCGAAAGCATCCGGTGCGGACTCTGGGATCTGCAGGGCTTCACGAACGCTACGGCCCAACTCCTGCACGGAGACGCTGCCGAGCCCTTCCACGGATAAATGGACCGCACTCTCACCAAACAAATACACGAGCACGTCCTGAGCTGTGGGACACACACGCCAAAAGTTGTTTACAACAGCACAATACCggcttttctatttttaataatctaAATAGACTTTGAggcaaaccaaaaacaaaataaaacgagGAGggagttcattcattcattcctcCATTTTTGATTCGATTGCACCATACCACGGGAAAGCGTTGCGGAAGAAGCCACACTTCCTCTTTGCGAATGATCATCAGACAAATCCGGAGGAAAACTGCAGTTGTCACCCTCCATCTGAAGCACAAACGCCAAAACTTAGAGCAGTTAGAACATTTACACTGCAGCATGTGGAAGAGTCCATGGAAACAAAGAACAAACCGCTCCGTTGTTCCACATGTCCTTAACATAAATTGTGACTTTCCTTGTGCATTTCTAAACTATCTTATTTTACTTGTGAATGCATTGCTGGCGGTCCAGAGTGTGTCCAACCACAATTTTCAtggttgctttatttttgtgataGGCCAGGGGTCAGCAACCTTTTCAATTCAAAGAGCCACTTTTGCCATTGCCACTACAGAAGGATATTTGCCTACAGCCGCAAAGGGAAAAGAAGGAATTGTTCATTTGAAAGCCAagaaagttaaattaaaatttctattttagtATTTAGACTAAAAGAGGTTACCTGGTCTCGACTGAACCcgtaaaaagaaagaagaagaaatgaaaaaaaaaaaaagcagaacttgAAATGATCTCTAAAAGTTTTGCACCATTGGTGACTTTCTGTTATAAATAAACTATGCAAATATTGCATAAAACATATGAAATAATTcctaaaacactttttcttattGGGATTATGATCAAAAACATGTCTTAATTGGTTTTTaagagccacaggttgcagactCCTGTGATATATCAACAAAAagttatacatatatatatgtgagGTGGAAGGAAAGTAATGGTATGATATAATCATAAAGAATacaacaaaactgcaaacctaccaaaacATTGCTGGCAACCTAAACTTAAactgcagaaagaaagagagaattAATAAGAGAAGCAGCCATGAGGCACAttgtgactctggaggagctgggaACGTTCACAGCTCAGGTAGGAGAACCTGTTGAAAAGTATTATTTACATCTTCCTCCTTTAGGAGCTGGAGAGTGTAGATTGGGAAAGGACGTTTTGTTTGGTCTATTCTTGAATTGACTTGTGGGTGTAAATACAGATTTCTCCTCTCCaatctgtgttttaataaacacaaaccTTAGCAGCACCTTTAAAATGTAGATAATGGCGTATATTATATGACCATATTATTTAACACGTATGCTAAAATAAAGCAACTGGCCTTACTGGCAGTCAGTGTGTCGCCTTAAGGGATCCTTACTGAGAATAATTCAACGTACTGGGCGACTGTTGGCCCAAACTTTCcattcttcttctgtttgctttgtttagtttttttttttttttttaactcaagcAAATTTGTGTTTGGCAAGTTTCTTAAACGTCTAATGCCTTTTTACAGGCAGAAAGGGGAAGCCGTCTGAAAGCCTCAAGGACATTAGTTGATTCCCAACCCATGTCTAACAGGAATAACAGCAATAACAGATAAAGGTCTCGAGGGAAAAATCCATCATCACCAAATCAAATTACCGTTAGCTAATGCTAGCTCAGAGACGAAACAAGTGGCTACGTTAACGATTTAAACATCACCACCCCGGAGTGACGGGTCCTGCTTTTACTTTagtatgttatgttatgttatgttattcaGGAGCTACTTTGCCAATTTGAACACTTATCTCTGGCCCATCAGCTAACTTTCAATGTTCTTCCCTGCAGTCTGTAGGAATAAATAGATGTTCCGCTCACCTACCTGTATTATGGTAAATTCACCTTCACTCGCTGTGTTTTCCTGGGACAGAATCCTGCTATTGTAACAAAAACTGCGAAATACATGAGTCAACAAACAGTTCGTTCCTGCAATGTTTCTCTAGCGAGGAAGGGTTAGCCAAGCGCCCGAAATTAGCTTTCCGGGCAGGGAGTGTGTGGTAGCCGAACGATTCGATCGTTTTGACCGGTTCCTCATCATAGGGCGTTGTGGTTGAGGCCAAAAGCTCTTAACCTCAGCAGGACGGAGAaacttttaaatacaaatactcTATTGAAGTGACTGATAGCAAATATCTACCTCTATGGTGGTTTATACTTCCCCTTTTGTCTAAATGAGCGATATGTTTATAGCGAGGCCAAAAAGATTTAATCCCGAAAACAAGTTGAAAGTTAGAGAGCGCGCAGTCGTCACCTTACGTAATTTTGTACGTCATCGTCACTGTAATCCCAtcaagaagatttttttttttttatccaagcAAGTCTTTGTTGATCCGTCCACAAATGAGAGAttacaagcaaaataaaaccatgcAAACACAatagagacaaaataaaaaaataaaatgtgtttttattattattattattattattattattattattattattatgacttgCAGAGGATAATGGCTAAGAGGCATCCTGGACAGCTTAATTCTGCTTTGTCCTGCTTTGTCCATGCGAGGACAaagcagagacacacaggacaaataATCATGCATGCGCCGTCGAAATAACCTAACATGGATGTAGTTTGTTATATTCTGAGAAAACAGTGACCCGGT from Xiphophorus maculatus strain JP 163 A chromosome 11, X_maculatus-5.0-male, whole genome shotgun sequence carries:
- the frmd8 gene encoding FERM domain-containing protein 8, with amino-acid sequence MEGDNCSFPPDLSDDHSQRGSVASSATLSRAQDVLVYLFGESAVHLSVEGLGSVSVQELGRSVREALQIPESAPDAFAFWLCSPLLELQLKVRHQPYKLCRQWQDLLYRFTDASEDDISQDEPYLQYRRNVFYPKSKELQIKDEAVLRLLYEEARSNILSGRYPCDPEHWAGLGALSLALEEGPGLDSQQITTKIREKKLPSFVPAHVAMGSGGFFSTLRGKSSRQAELEQKLSEEYGKISKSTGSSLEPQQLLHQYLSMCHTLPYYGCAFFCGEIDKPAQGILQRGKRKAVSVGICLDGVYVMDVKEKHVLLGLRFSELSWDHSRPEEEGDSHILWLEFDGEEDGTPVNKLLKIYSKQAELMSGFIEFCVELMSTSEGGAANEPGVPQEPTGQEAGTRNGRGGRRGMLQRQGSVVCSRVHSLNTISYVDNGKEIKRLKPKRAASFFARQATAPTYSAVNTESLEQG